In Spirosoma aureum, a single genomic region encodes these proteins:
- a CDS encoding SusC/RagA family TonB-linked outer membrane protein → MNPTLSLPRSLLASLLFTLLCFIFLPANGQVKPVTVTGKITDESGKPLPGVSVLVKSAKTGTISNQDGLYSIATDADAILVFSSISFDSQEIAVSNRSVIDVGMLPSNKTLNEVVVVGYGTQSKRAITGAVASVGFNELKDRSFSNVTQSLAGKIAGVNITQSQGAPGVSPIIRIRGVSSITAGTNPLFVVDGVPLENFNLNLINPQDIESVDVLKDASSAAIYGSRGASGVILITTKLGKPGKTTISAGYEYGTQTVARKVPLMNAQQWIGYYIDAHNNAWVDLNPGVNKATDPNSVRPSTYRIPDDFITNPQQFGNGTDWQDVMFRVAPSHNAQLSVSGGTEKTQFLFSGAYLDQQAVLDQNYYKRLAIRTNIKHKVSDKFSLGLNLGATTIFDRTEGTQGKSDVISLAQQSDPIFPVYNENGNLGYRDPNSVWNKYVAYNDLNLWHPYSLTRFYHKQNKSFNTLGTAFADYFITDDLKFRTSISGNLFNTRLNSYRVKNQGYGYSGLLPAEGNTQSTYSLNWLSENTLTYDKLFGDHSLNLLAGYSVQKQRDEFATVTSGSFPNDLVETLNAGVVTSGSSTATEWSMISYLARAQYNYQNKYFFTAAIRRDGSSRFGADTRWGYFPSVSAGWLISDETFMKNIKFVSSLKLRASYGVAGNNQIPNYGAISLLGSSNYVSGSALASGLTIGNIANTNLKWERTNQLNIGIDLRMLNDRIGVSAEFYNSVTRDMLLNVPIPDISGFSTQLTNIGRMQNRGIELNLNTKNTTGKLLWTTDFNFSINRNKVLQLGPGNAPIIYTDFVVAVKTEVGQPISNFYGYVVDGVFKNQATVDAAPHYSSTKPGDPIIRDVNGDGKITPDDRTTLGNYQPDFIAGLTNTFSYKGFDFSFMLQGSYGGEIVNQNFRYLGFWNNGRNMFANVDNRWRSESDPGDGKHFRATLGLTGLQDQFHSLWVEDASFTRLKNIRISYTLPASLTSKTPFKVTRLYVNAENVYLWSKYTNYDPENTTYGASNYASGGNGLNASGNAPNGAFIGVDYGSYPLPRVVTVGLKVDF, encoded by the coding sequence ATGAACCCTACCCTATCGTTGCCGCGGTCGCTTTTGGCCAGCCTCTTATTTACTTTACTTTGTTTTATTTTCCTTCCAGCTAATGGACAGGTAAAGCCGGTTACTGTAACAGGTAAAATTACGGATGAGAGTGGAAAACCATTACCAGGCGTTTCAGTACTGGTAAAATCGGCAAAGACCGGAACGATCTCCAACCAGGACGGTCTTTACTCGATTGCTACCGATGCAGATGCCATTCTGGTGTTTAGCTCCATTAGTTTCGACTCCCAGGAAATTGCCGTCAGCAATCGTTCGGTCATCGATGTGGGCATGCTGCCATCGAATAAAACGCTGAATGAGGTTGTTGTGGTCGGTTACGGAACTCAGAGCAAACGGGCTATAACCGGAGCTGTGGCATCAGTTGGCTTCAACGAACTGAAAGACCGTTCGTTCAGCAATGTCACTCAGTCACTGGCGGGCAAAATTGCGGGCGTAAACATTACTCAGTCGCAGGGGGCGCCGGGCGTTTCTCCGATTATCCGCATACGGGGTGTTAGTTCCATTACAGCGGGCACGAACCCCTTATTCGTGGTGGATGGCGTTCCGCTCGAAAACTTTAATCTTAACCTGATCAATCCGCAGGATATCGAATCGGTCGATGTGTTGAAAGATGCGTCGTCGGCTGCTATTTATGGATCAAGAGGAGCCAGCGGTGTTATACTTATCACGACTAAATTAGGAAAGCCAGGCAAAACCACCATCAGCGCGGGTTATGAATATGGCACCCAAACGGTAGCGCGGAAAGTTCCGCTGATGAATGCCCAACAGTGGATTGGTTATTACATCGACGCGCACAATAATGCGTGGGTCGATTTGAATCCTGGCGTCAATAAAGCGACTGACCCCAATAGCGTTCGCCCGTCAACGTATCGCATCCCCGACGATTTTATCACCAATCCCCAGCAGTTTGGTAACGGCACCGACTGGCAGGATGTCATGTTTCGGGTGGCTCCGTCGCACAACGCACAGTTGTCGGTTTCGGGCGGAACCGAGAAAACGCAATTTTTATTCTCAGGGGCTTATCTCGATCAGCAGGCAGTTCTGGATCAGAACTATTACAAACGTCTGGCCATTCGCACCAACATCAAACACAAGGTTTCTGACAAGTTTTCGCTTGGTTTGAACCTGGGAGCCACCACTATTTTTGACCGAACAGAAGGTACACAAGGCAAAAGTGACGTGATCAGCCTGGCACAGCAAAGTGACCCTATTTTCCCGGTTTACAATGAAAATGGGAATCTGGGTTATCGCGATCCAAATTCTGTCTGGAATAAATATGTCGCCTACAACGACCTGAATCTCTGGCATCCGTATTCGCTGACCCGGTTTTACCACAAGCAGAACAAATCGTTTAATACGCTCGGAACAGCCTTTGCCGATTATTTTATTACCGACGACCTTAAGTTTCGGACGAGCATCAGCGGTAACCTGTTCAATACCCGGTTGAATTCATATCGCGTTAAAAATCAGGGATATGGTTATTCGGGCCTGCTCCCCGCTGAAGGGAACACCCAGAGCACATACTCGCTGAACTGGCTGTCGGAAAACACCCTGACGTATGACAAGCTGTTTGGCGATCACAGCTTGAATCTGCTGGCCGGTTATTCGGTTCAGAAACAGCGGGATGAGTTTGCAACAGTTACCTCGGGGAGTTTTCCTAATGATCTGGTCGAAACGCTGAATGCCGGTGTCGTAACCAGCGGCTCCAGTACCGCGACCGAATGGTCAATGATTTCGTATCTGGCACGGGCTCAATACAACTACCAGAATAAATATTTCTTTACGGCAGCCATTCGGCGGGATGGTAGCTCTCGATTTGGGGCTGACACGCGTTGGGGTTACTTCCCATCCGTATCGGCAGGCTGGCTGATTTCGGACGAGACGTTTATGAAAAATATCAAATTCGTTTCCAGCCTGAAACTACGCGCCAGCTATGGTGTAGCGGGTAACAACCAGATTCCCAACTACGGCGCGATCAGCCTGCTCGGTTCGTCCAACTACGTATCTGGCTCAGCGTTAGCGTCGGGCCTTACCATTGGCAACATCGCCAATACGAACCTGAAATGGGAACGGACCAACCAGTTGAACATTGGTATCGATCTGCGAATGCTGAACGATCGCATAGGGGTTTCGGCCGAATTTTACAATTCGGTTACCCGCGATATGCTGCTGAACGTACCGATACCCGACATTTCGGGCTTTTCGACGCAGCTGACCAACATTGGCCGGATGCAGAACCGGGGGATTGAACTCAATCTGAACACCAAAAATACAACTGGCAAATTACTATGGACGACAGATTTCAATTTCAGCATTAACCGCAACAAAGTGTTGCAATTAGGGCCTGGCAATGCACCGATCATCTACACCGATTTCGTCGTAGCGGTGAAAACCGAAGTTGGCCAGCCGATCTCGAATTTCTACGGCTATGTTGTCGATGGTGTCTTTAAAAACCAGGCAACTGTCGATGCGGCACCGCACTATAGCTCCACAAAACCCGGCGATCCGATTATTCGGGACGTGAACGGTGACGGAAAAATTACCCCGGACGACCGCACTACCTTAGGGAACTACCAGCCTGACTTCATTGCTGGTCTTACAAACACGTTCTCTTACAAAGGCTTCGATTTTTCATTCATGCTCCAGGGTTCGTATGGGGGTGAAATTGTGAATCAGAACTTCCGCTATTTAGGGTTCTGGAACAATGGTCGCAACATGTTCGCCAATGTCGATAATCGCTGGCGGTCAGAATCAGATCCGGGCGATGGCAAGCACTTTCGGGCAACGCTCGGCCTGACGGGTTTGCAGGATCAGTTCCATAGTCTTTGGGTTGAAGATGCATCGTTCACGCGTCTGAAAAACATCCGCATCTCATACACCCTGCCCGCGTCGCTTACCAGCAAAACGCCGTTTAAAGTTACCCGGTTGTACGTGAATGCAGAAAACGTTTACCTGTGGAGCAAATACACCAATTACGACCCTGAAAACACGACCTACGGAGCCAGCAACTACGCCAGTGGCGGCAACGGGCTGAATGCGTCAGGAAACGCGCCCAACGGTGCTTTTATCGGAGTTGATTACGGGTCGTATCCATTACCACGCGTTGTTACAGTCGGGCTTAAGGTTGATTTTTAG
- a CDS encoding RagB/SusD family nutrient uptake outer membrane protein — translation MKAIKHTLTLFCIWLLASGCKESFLNLTPISNPTADNFKTQDDFELAVNAAYASLYTVYHPEGSVSYANEQMSDNAIVFNISGIQADKWQFKDYSLATSNTMVYQFWQEYYKAIFNANIVLDKIEGANLATPYKEGVKAQMMFLRGLYYFNMVQLWGDVPIVTTPLTGEDSYKVLRSPQAAVYDQIKKDLIYAAEKLPLATAITIPGRVSKGAAQTLLGKVYLTLGDKASAATVLKEVYNSNQYSLLPNYADLWGPNVKNTKESIFEIQYLGGNASAPFSRYYQTFYPNNNFLGFYGGGMNQVTDDLYNEYETGDTRRDVSIALGYNNSGTFINQKYPIKWTDTKATQVGGNPLANNNFMVLRYADVLLLLTEATGDATYLNLVRTRAKLPKYGDATYPSAKYASLDLAIEHERRTELAIEFNRWFDLKRTNRAIPVLTGKGKAINQNKLLWPIPQIVRSQNDAITQNAGY, via the coding sequence ATGAAAGCGATAAAACATACTCTAACCCTCTTCTGCATCTGGCTACTGGCATCAGGCTGCAAGGAATCGTTTCTGAATTTAACGCCGATCTCCAACCCTACGGCCGATAATTTCAAAACCCAGGATGATTTCGAACTGGCAGTCAATGCGGCTTATGCCTCACTCTACACGGTTTACCACCCTGAAGGATCGGTCTCGTATGCGAACGAGCAAATGAGCGATAATGCCATCGTGTTTAATATCTCAGGGATTCAGGCCGATAAGTGGCAGTTTAAAGATTACAGCCTGGCCACGTCCAACACCATGGTTTATCAGTTCTGGCAGGAATACTACAAGGCCATTTTCAACGCTAACATTGTCCTGGACAAAATTGAAGGCGCGAATCTGGCCACTCCCTACAAAGAAGGGGTCAAAGCCCAGATGATGTTCTTACGGGGATTGTACTATTTTAACATGGTCCAGCTTTGGGGTGATGTACCCATCGTAACGACACCCCTCACCGGCGAAGACAGTTATAAAGTGCTACGTTCTCCACAAGCTGCCGTTTATGATCAGATCAAAAAAGACCTCATTTATGCGGCCGAAAAACTGCCATTAGCTACAGCTATCACCATTCCTGGCCGGGTTTCAAAAGGAGCTGCGCAGACCTTGCTTGGAAAAGTGTATTTGACACTAGGAGATAAAGCCTCAGCCGCAACCGTACTGAAAGAAGTGTATAACAGCAACCAGTATTCGTTGCTGCCCAATTATGCCGATTTGTGGGGTCCGAACGTAAAAAACACGAAAGAATCTATTTTCGAGATTCAGTATCTGGGCGGAAATGCTTCAGCACCCTTTAGCCGGTATTACCAGACGTTTTACCCCAACAACAATTTTCTGGGCTTTTACGGTGGGGGCATGAATCAGGTTACGGACGATTTGTACAATGAATACGAAACGGGCGATACCCGCCGGGATGTTTCGATTGCGCTTGGCTACAACAACTCCGGGACGTTCATTAATCAGAAATACCCGATCAAATGGACCGACACGAAAGCCACTCAGGTTGGTGGTAACCCACTGGCTAACAACAACTTTATGGTTTTACGTTATGCTGATGTGCTGTTGCTGTTGACCGAAGCAACGGGCGACGCAACCTACCTCAATCTGGTACGGACACGGGCCAAACTGCCCAAATACGGCGATGCAACGTATCCATCGGCAAAATACGCGTCCCTTGATTTAGCCATCGAACACGAGCGTCGTACGGAATTAGCCATTGAATTCAACCGCTGGTTCGATCTGAAGCGAACAAACCGGGCGATTCCGGTGCTAACGGGAAAAGGCAAAGCCATTAATCAGAATAAACTATTATGGCCGATTCCGCAGATTGTTCGCTCACAAAATGACGCCATAACCCAGAATGCAGGGTATTGA